From one Gammaproteobacteria bacterium genomic stretch:
- a CDS encoding c-type cytochrome, with protein MHFIIKASAVATLFAASAAFASGASQGNIENGKNIYMNGKGDVPACNSCHGQDAMGDDAMGTPRLAGQGHVFLVKQLEDFATDKRTDTTMFIMNSNAKGLSAQDRVDVAAYANSLSKELASSDMAQVKELGNPVGVRHLGKSLVMYGATERGITSCYSCHGFNGRGAAPVYPMIGGQKYVYLVNQLKKWRDGSRANDPMGQMRAVAKHMTDEDIHNAATYLTSAPRTTEGNARVPADYPEH; from the coding sequence ATGCATTTCATAATAAAAGCATCAGCGGTTGCGACACTGTTTGCTGCATCTGCAGCGTTTGCCTCTGGTGCAAGCCAGGGCAATATCGAAAACGGTAAAAATATCTACATGAATGGTAAAGGTGATGTGCCTGCCTGTAACAGTTGCCATGGCCAGGACGCCATGGGTGACGACGCCATGGGTACGCCGCGTCTGGCAGGTCAGGGCCATGTCTTCCTGGTGAAGCAGCTCGAAGATTTCGCCACCGACAAGCGTACAGATACCACCATGTTTATCATGAACAGCAATGCCAAGGGCCTCAGCGCCCAGGATCGTGTTGATGTAGCCGCCTACGCCAACAGCCTGAGTAAAGAGCTGGCGTCCTCCGACATGGCCCAGGTTAAAGAGTTGGGTAACCCGGTAGGTGTGCGCCATCTGGGTAAATCCCTGGTGATGTATGGCGCCACAGAACGGGGTATTACCTCCTGTTACAGCTGTCACGGATTCAACGGACGCGGTGCCGCGCCGGTTTATCCGATGATCGGCGGTCAGAAATATGTCTACCTGGTCAATCAGCTGAAGAAATGGCGTGACGGTAGTCGTGCCAATGACCCCATGGGCCAGATGCGCGCCGTTGCCAAGCACATGACGGATGAGGATATTCATAACGCCGCGACCTACCTGACGTCTGCTCCCCGCACCACTGAGGGTAATGCACGCGTACCTGCTGATTATCCTGAGCATTAA
- a CDS encoding cytochrome c: protein MSKQNQSLKSGEKILFGIVAVFMGLAVIGYAALETYRLSRDEPLYVNKTHYNFTEEGHQGSALFRKSRCTACHRALRNGTNMGLSLDGVGSLRSLDWLVAFLADPEATYGARTFDHGPAPKEAAYVALMPEKERYAIAVFISQLKSEQGSSSAPMPPEGRSDFIDNMIGAWAPADWKERFQDIRTKPPAAEPSDKSQEPQSVAPASQPLNQSRESNSEQ, encoded by the coding sequence ATGTCAAAACAAAATCAGTCGTTGAAAAGCGGTGAAAAGATCCTGTTCGGGATTGTCGCGGTATTTATGGGTTTGGCCGTTATCGGTTACGCCGCCCTGGAGACGTATCGCCTGTCACGGGATGAGCCCTTGTATGTAAACAAGACCCATTATAATTTCACGGAAGAGGGGCATCAGGGGTCGGCTTTATTTCGCAAATCTCGCTGTACCGCCTGCCACCGCGCCCTGCGTAATGGCACCAATATGGGGCTGTCACTGGACGGCGTGGGTTCATTGCGTAGCCTGGACTGGCTGGTCGCCTTTCTGGCGGATCCGGAGGCGACCTATGGCGCACGGACCTTTGATCATGGGCCGGCCCCCAAGGAGGCCGCTTACGTGGCATTGATGCCGGAAAAGGAGCGGTATGCCATTGCCGTATTTATCTCCCAGCTGAAGTCGGAGCAAGGGTCGTCATCGGCCCCCATGCCGCCTGAGGGGCGATCTGATTTCATTGATAATATGATTGGGGCGTGGGCCCCGGCAGACTGGAAAGAGCGCTTCCAGGACATTCGCACCAAGCCGCCAGCAGCAGAGCCGTCAGACAAAAGCCAGGAGCCGCAATCAGTGGCGCCTGCTTCTCAGCCATTGAATCAGTCTCGGGAGTCGAACAGTGAACAGTAG